A window of Bacteroidota bacterium genomic DNA:
CCTTTGTGATGTAATGGTTGATGAAGTTAAATTCAGAACAGCCATTTTAAACATACTCATGAATGCAATTGAAGCAGTTCATCCTGAAGGTGGAAATATTCAGGTGCGAACGAACAACAAAGATAACAGATGTATTATTGAAATAATTGATAATGGAATCGGTGTTCCACCTGAAAATATCAGTAAGTTATTCGAACCATATTTCACAGCTAAAGAAGGTGGAGTAGGATTAGGACTTGCAACTACTCATAATATTATCCAATCTCATGAAGGTACTATAGATGTAGAATCGGAAGTTGGAAAAGGAACTAAATTAATAATAGGAATAAATATTTAACCCTGATTAAAATATAAGCTAATGAAAGTGCTGGTAATTGATGATGAATTGCAAATCCTGGAAATGATTTCAAAGATCCTTACAAGGAATGGATATGACGTAACTGCCGTTTCTAATTTAACAGACGCTTCCAGAGAGCTGCAGAAGAAGGGTTGGGATATTATCATTACTGATGTAATGATACCTTATAAGGGTGGTTTTGAACTTGTGGAAGATATAAAATCCAGAAGTCAGACTCCTGTTATAATTATTACCGGAATGAGTGAAGATGTTTTAAAGGCAACAGTTCATAAGGCGGATATGTTATTCCAGAAACCATTCAATGGCGTAGATCTACTGGAAGGTGTAAAGAAGCTGACTCAGGAAAGAGCATTCTGAAATTTCAATTTATAAATTAAGTTTTGAATTTTTTATTTAAATTATCATAGTCGGGTCGTGATCTTGAGTTATGGTTATTGAATTTTCTGAAGCGACCTTATTTTCTTAAAAAAGCGCTTTTTCGA
This region includes:
- a CDS encoding response regulator transcription factor — protein: MKVLVIDDELQILEMISKILTRNGYDVTAVSNLTDASRELQKKGWDIIITDVMIPYKGGFELVEDIKSRSQTPVIIITGMSEDVLKATVHKADMLFQKPFNGVDLLEGVKKLTQERAF